One window of Botrimarina mediterranea genomic DNA carries:
- a CDS encoding putative toxin-antitoxin system toxin component, PIN family, which yields MKTPLRVVFDCNVYFQAFVSERGPAAALLAEAVSGSLALYVSEVVLGEVVDVLNRPHLAAKFRYDAQRVQAFADKLRQIATMIDNPPHVFEFPRDPDDAHYIDLAVAAKARLVVSRDEDLLSLRDTGTEAGRDLVARFPELTILTPPEALALVRNP from the coding sequence ATGAAAACGCCGCTCCGTGTCGTCTTCGACTGCAACGTCTACTTCCAGGCCTTCGTCTCTGAACGAGGCCCCGCGGCGGCGCTGCTCGCCGAAGCGGTGAGCGGCTCCTTAGCGCTATACGTCTCCGAGGTGGTGCTCGGCGAGGTCGTTGACGTCCTGAACCGGCCCCACCTGGCGGCCAAGTTCCGCTACGACGCTCAACGCGTCCAGGCGTTCGCCGACAAGTTGCGTCAGATCGCAACGATGATCGACAACCCGCCGCATGTCTTCGAATTCCCGCGAGACCCCGACGACGCTCACTACATCGACCTCGCGGTCGCCGCCAAGGCCCGTCTAGTTGTCTCTCGGGACGAGGATTTGTTGTCGCTTCGCGACACCGGCACCGAGGCGGGCCGTGATTTAGTCGCCCGTTTCCCTGAGCTGACGATCCTGACGCCTCCCGAAGCTTTGGCGCTCGTGAGGAATCCATAA
- a CDS encoding ArdC-like ssDNA-binding domain-containing protein: protein MKKEEAKSLCDSALSELAAALAAGKSEELIKYLDTMSRFHNYSFGNCLLIARQRPAATRVAGFQAWKKLGRTVKKGERGICILAPMVGKKEDDDGNETKGVFGYRAVHVFDLAQTEGDELPDINRIAGEPGDRLDRLAALVSSLGIELGYEEHLDGADGVSAGGRIYLRKGLSPAEAFNTLAHELAHELMHKAEDHKTLSKTVKELEAESVAYVVSHAAGLSGALKQSSDYIQCHQGDTERLTASLGRIQQTATQILAGLERREVGLTVVTV from the coding sequence ATGAAGAAGGAAGAAGCGAAGTCGCTTTGCGACTCGGCGCTGTCGGAACTGGCGGCGGCCCTCGCGGCCGGCAAGAGCGAGGAACTCATCAAGTACCTCGACACGATGAGCCGCTTCCACAACTACTCGTTCGGCAACTGCCTGCTCATCGCCCGCCAGCGACCGGCCGCCACTCGGGTGGCCGGGTTTCAGGCGTGGAAAAAGCTCGGCAGGACGGTCAAGAAGGGCGAGCGAGGGATCTGCATCCTCGCCCCGATGGTCGGCAAGAAGGAAGACGACGACGGCAACGAAACCAAGGGGGTTTTTGGTTATCGGGCGGTCCACGTCTTTGACTTGGCGCAGACCGAGGGGGATGAGCTTCCCGACATCAACCGCATCGCCGGTGAGCCGGGCGACCGGCTCGATAGGCTTGCCGCGTTGGTCTCGTCGCTTGGCATCGAGCTGGGTTACGAGGAGCACCTCGACGGGGCCGACGGGGTCTCGGCCGGAGGCCGCATCTACTTACGGAAGGGGCTCAGCCCGGCCGAGGCGTTCAACACCCTCGCCCACGAGCTGGCCCACGAGTTGATGCACAAGGCCGAGGATCACAAGACGCTCTCGAAGACTGTCAAGGAACTCGAAGCCGAATCGGTGGCCTACGTCGTCTCGCACGCGGCGGGCCTCTCCGGGGCCCTCAAGCAGTCGAGCGACTACATCCAGTGCCACCAGGGAGACACCGAGCGGCTCACCGCTTCGCTCGGACGCATCCAGCAGACCGCGACGCAGATCCTCGCCGGGCTCGAACGCCGCGAAGTCGGACTCACCGTGGTCACGGTTTAA
- a CDS encoding tyrosine-type recombinase/integrase, with amino-acid sequence MKKREEKEQAGLTANLSAKLVGPPSHANGSSSFGELAIPEDLSTAARVASCLRRLIPALGAHDPLAAVVPWLCDKCPSEHSRRAYLGDLATFLRHFSALGVHPLEVTADHVALYKESLSQAGKKPTTICRVLSVIRGAYQQFGRKGLVDWKTVGDIQAVESPRVKKNTTPALTEQEARNLLHTPDTKTLIGCRDHALLFTYIMTTCRASAVAHATVGSLDRSGADWFLTVTEKGSKEERKALIDASSAVLAWVERAGIADKSEFPLFPPIGRDGKSVEDRHLTTHRIRNIVKKYARLAGIQVVRPGRRAVCTHSLRKTSITSALNNGATMQQAKSLAGHSSIRTTELYYQENEKDAEEAAKRIQIR; translated from the coding sequence TTGAAGAAGCGAGAAGAGAAAGAACAAGCAGGCCTTACCGCGAATCTCTCGGCCAAACTGGTCGGTCCGCCAAGTCATGCGAACGGTTCAAGTTCCTTCGGCGAGCTCGCTATCCCCGAGGACCTCTCTACTGCCGCCCGAGTGGCCAGTTGTCTCCGTCGTCTAATTCCGGCACTGGGTGCTCACGACCCGCTTGCGGCGGTCGTTCCGTGGCTTTGCGACAAGTGCCCAAGCGAACACAGCCGCCGGGCGTATCTCGGTGACCTAGCGACGTTTCTCCGGCACTTCTCAGCGCTTGGCGTCCACCCACTCGAAGTCACCGCGGACCATGTCGCCCTCTACAAGGAGTCGCTGTCGCAAGCCGGCAAAAAGCCAACGACCATCTGCCGAGTCTTATCGGTCATTCGCGGGGCTTATCAGCAATTCGGCCGCAAGGGCCTAGTCGACTGGAAGACGGTCGGCGACATCCAGGCGGTCGAAAGCCCACGGGTCAAGAAGAACACGACCCCGGCTCTCACCGAGCAAGAGGCCAGGAATCTCCTCCACACGCCGGACACCAAGACGCTTATCGGCTGCCGCGACCACGCGCTACTCTTCACCTACATCATGACGACTTGCCGGGCGAGCGCCGTCGCTCACGCCACAGTCGGCAGCCTCGACCGCAGCGGCGCCGACTGGTTTTTGACGGTGACCGAGAAAGGAAGCAAGGAAGAACGCAAGGCGCTCATCGACGCTTCGTCCGCCGTGCTCGCTTGGGTCGAACGAGCGGGCATCGCCGATAAGTCAGAATTTCCCCTCTTCCCGCCAATCGGACGTGACGGAAAAAGTGTCGAGGACCGGCACCTCACGACGCACCGCATCCGGAACATCGTCAAGAAGTACGCCCGCCTGGCGGGCATCCAGGTCGTACGACCTGGCCGCCGGGCGGTCTGCACGCACTCGCTGCGCAAGACTTCGATCACGAGCGCCCTTAACAACGGCGCCACGATGCAACAGGCCAAGTCTCTCGCTGGGCATTCGTCGATACGGACCACGGAACTCTACTACCAGGAAAACGAAAAAGATGCTGAAGAAGCCGCGAAGCGGATCCAGATCCGTTGA
- a CDS encoding helix-turn-helix domain-containing protein: MEKTPFTREHRLLVTLLRERREAASLTQAQMAKKLGVSQSFVSKWERGDRRVDLVQLRQWCHATGDTLPKFVAAFEKRLVAR, translated from the coding sequence ATGGAAAAAACCCCTTTCACCCGCGAGCACCGATTGTTGGTGACCCTGCTCCGGGAGCGGCGGGAGGCGGCGTCGCTGACCCAAGCCCAGATGGCCAAGAAGCTGGGGGTCAGTCAGTCGTTTGTCAGCAAATGGGAGCGTGGCGACCGTCGGGTCGACCTCGTCCAACTCCGCCAGTGGTGCCACGCGACAGGCGACACACTGCCGAAATTCGTCGCTGCCTTTGAGAAGCGTCTTGTTGCGAGATAA
- a CDS encoding type IV secretory system conjugative DNA transfer family protein encodes MDGLRVAALVILVVAALTHKPIARWVRARRYLRGRTLKNPKRLGANHRCYPGALVWGTMVLPESAATQHFLAAGATGSGKSLVQRRLMKEVLLRLHETPDARVLIYDAKGDSAAYLAHIGYAGPVYSLNPFESRDDRPKAVAWDIAADVTSPTDALNLACSLIEGEEGTNRYFSNAARLVVRAVILSLIKHSPGEWTFADLVLATTSRERLEAVLSRDEFGRDALEGFLPDSNTGHCVASTIYASMVFYEAVAAQWQRVSGRLSLKDWLTNNSVLLLGDNEAASASLEVINRTMFRFLAEQIDVQPNSGARRTWVWVDELRLAGCILSSGKLTMLADKGRSRGVCLVLAFQDIEGFQEAAGAKIAGEIIAQCGSKALLRCQSKESAEWASGLVGQYECLEVFRSDNSRLGSGEGRSEQRVIKDAVLPSEFYGLPVTSRSHGLTGYFLTAEHGAHKSRIAPTELEGIVVAETQECSEAIRLRPVSEQWVFPWSDGDRRRLQLAPGENAGENTGSQRLRLRKRSDLRGEGAQTRHARSGVARLEENALPKAIASSRSD; translated from the coding sequence ATGGACGGGCTCCGTGTCGCGGCGCTCGTGATCTTGGTTGTCGCTGCGCTCACTCACAAACCGATCGCCCGCTGGGTGCGGGCAAGGCGGTACCTCCGTGGACGCACGCTCAAGAACCCTAAGCGGCTTGGGGCGAATCATCGCTGCTATCCGGGCGCCCTCGTCTGGGGAACTATGGTGCTACCAGAATCGGCCGCCACGCAGCATTTTCTGGCGGCAGGCGCTACCGGCTCGGGGAAATCGCTCGTGCAGCGACGATTGATGAAGGAGGTGCTCCTCCGGTTGCACGAGACGCCCGACGCGCGCGTCCTCATCTACGACGCCAAAGGGGATTCGGCCGCTTATCTTGCCCACATCGGCTACGCCGGTCCCGTCTATTCTCTCAATCCCTTCGAGAGCCGCGACGACCGCCCCAAAGCCGTGGCGTGGGACATCGCAGCCGACGTCACAAGCCCCACCGACGCGCTGAACCTGGCTTGTTCCCTTATTGAGGGCGAAGAGGGGACGAACCGCTACTTCTCAAACGCCGCCCGGCTGGTCGTCCGCGCCGTCATCCTCAGCCTCATCAAGCACTCGCCCGGCGAGTGGACCTTCGCGGATTTGGTGCTGGCGACGACGAGCCGTGAGCGGCTAGAAGCCGTGCTCTCCCGCGACGAATTTGGGAGGGACGCCCTGGAAGGATTCTTGCCCGACAGCAACACCGGCCACTGTGTGGCCTCGACCATCTACGCGAGTATGGTCTTTTACGAGGCGGTCGCCGCCCAGTGGCAGCGGGTTTCGGGCCGGCTCTCTCTCAAAGACTGGCTTACCAACAACTCGGTGCTGCTCCTCGGAGACAACGAGGCGGCCTCGGCGTCGCTAGAGGTCATTAACCGAACCATGTTTCGGTTCCTCGCCGAGCAGATCGACGTGCAGCCCAACTCGGGCGCCCGTCGGACCTGGGTCTGGGTCGATGAGCTTCGGCTCGCAGGGTGCATACTCTCTAGTGGCAAGCTCACAATGCTCGCCGACAAAGGGCGTTCGCGGGGCGTGTGTCTCGTGCTCGCCTTCCAGGACATCGAGGGTTTTCAGGAGGCGGCCGGCGCAAAAATCGCAGGCGAAATCATCGCCCAATGCGGGAGCAAGGCCCTCCTTCGCTGCCAGTCAAAAGAATCCGCCGAGTGGGCCTCGGGGCTCGTTGGGCAGTACGAGTGCCTCGAAGTTTTTCGTTCGGACAACTCGCGGCTTGGGAGCGGGGAGGGGAGGAGCGAGCAGCGGGTGATCAAAGACGCCGTCTTGCCGAGCGAGTTCTACGGGCTCCCCGTCACAAGCCGCTCGCACGGCCTCACCGGCTACTTCCTCACCGCCGAGCACGGCGCCCACAAGTCTCGGATTGCTCCGACGGAACTGGAGGGGATCGTCGTTGCGGAGACACAGGAGTGTTCCGAAGCGATTCGGCTGCGCCCCGTATCGGAGCAATGGGTCTTCCCGTGGTCGGATGGCGATCGTCGCCGGCTACAGCTGGCGCCGGGTGAGAATGCCGGGGAGAACACCGGCAGCCAGCGGCTACGACTTCGGAAACGGAGCGACCTTCGTGGGGAGGGGGCCCAGACACGCCACGCGCGGAGTGGCGTCGCCCGCTTGGAGGAGAACGCCTTGCCGAAAGCAATTGCCTCGTCGCGATCCGACTGA